A window of Excalfactoria chinensis isolate bCotChi1 chromosome Z, bCotChi1.hap2, whole genome shotgun sequence contains these coding sequences:
- the LMBRD2 gene encoding G-protein coupled receptor-associated protein LMBRD2, which translates to MSGAALGLEIVFVFFLALFLLHRYGDFKKQHRLVIIATLLAWYLCFLIVFILPLDVSTTIYNRCKLAVNSSPAESNGSFVTLAPSKQKCFKPWSYIPDGIMPIFWRVVYWTSQFLTWILLPFMQSYARSGGFSITGKIKTALIENAIYYGTYLLIFGAFLIYVAVNPKFNLQWNQLQTIGIAAANTWGLFLLVLLLGYGLVEIPRSHWNGAKRGYLLMKTYFKAAKLMTEKADAEENLEDIMEEVRKVSESIKYNHPLRKCVDTILKKCPTEYQERMGRNMDDYEDFDERQNSYPSEKSLVKLHKQVIYSVQRHRRTQVQWQILLEQAFYLEDVAKNETSATRQFVHTFQSQEPENKIIQYFYTPTIEWYWECLLRPWFYRVLAVVLATFSVIVVWSECTFFSTRPVLSLFAVFIQLAEKTYNYIYIEMACFLTIFFLSICVYSTVFRIRVFNYYYLASHHQTDAYSLLFSGMLFCRLTPPLCLNFLGLTHMDATISHRDAQPTAYTSIMGSMKVLSFIADGFYIYYPMLVVILCIATYFSLGTRCLNLLGFQQFMGDSEMTSDLIDEGKELIRREKRKRQRQEEGENRRREWKERYGNREDSTRNRVVHTEQKESSFSEPNTNRPLSKYTRTNGRTERDRIELLQDAEPLDFNADSINDDPLESDSGRYQPGGRYLSMSRSRIFEDV; encoded by the exons ATGAGTGGTGCAGCGTTGGGCCTTGAGattgtgtttgtcttttttctggCCTTATTCCTACTTCATCGATATGGAGACTTCAAGAAACAGCATAGGCTGGTGATCATTGCAACATTACTGGCATGGTATCTCTGCTTTCTGATTGTATTTATACTGCCTTTGGATGTCAGTACG ACCATTTATAATCGATGCAAGCTTGCTGTTAactccagccctgcagaaagTAATGGCTCTTTTGTTACTCTTGCTCCAAG CaagcaaaaatgtttcaaaCCATGGAGCTATATCCCCGATGGAATTATGCCAATTTTCTGGCGCGTTGTATACTGGACATCACAGTTTTTAACATG GATTCTGCTACCTTTCATGCAGTCTTACGCTAGGTCAGGAGGGTTCTCCATTACTGGAAAGATTAAAACTGCACTGATTGAGAATGCAATCTATTATGGTACTTACCTGCTGATTTTTGGAGCATTTTTAATATACGTAGCGGTAAACCCGAAGTTCAATTTACAATG gaaTCAGCTTCAGACTATTGGGATTGCTGCTGCAAACACGTGGGGTCTCTTTCTTCTTGTGTTGCTTTTGGGCTATGGTCTGGTGGAAATTCCCCGTTCTCACTGGAATGGGGCTAAGAGGGGTTATCTTCTCATGAAGACCTATTTCAAAGCTGCCAAACTGATGACTGAAAAAGCAGATGCAGAGGAGAATTTGGAGGATATTATGGAG GAAGTTCGTAAAGTAAGTGAGAGTATCAAGTATAATCACCCTTTGAGAAAATGTGTTGACACAATACTAAAAAAg tgtccTACTGAGTACCAGGAAAGAATGGGTAGGAACATGGATGATTATGAGGATTTCGATGAAAGACAGAACAGTTATCCAAGTGAGAAAAGTTTGGTCAAACTTCACAAGCAG GTTATTTATTCAGTACAAAGACATCGTCGTACACAGGTCCAGTGGCAAATTCTTCTAGAACAAGCCTTTTACCTGGAAGATGTGGCAAAAAATGAAACTAGTGCAACTCGACAGTTTGTTCATACTTTTCAGTCCCAGGAACCAGAGAACAAAATTATTCAGTATTTCTACACACCAACTATTG agtgGTACTGGGAGTGTCTTTTACGACCATGGTTTTACAGGGTTCTTGCAGTTGTTTTGGCCACGTTCTCTGTGATTGTCGTGTGGTCAGAGTGCACGTTTTTCAGCACAAGGCCGGTTTTATCACTATTTGCAGTTTTCATACAGCTGGCAGAAAAGACGTAcaattatatatacatagag ATGGCCTGTTTTCTTACCATCTTCTTCCTCAGTATCTGTGTTTATTCCACTGTCTTCAGAATTCGTGTATTTAACTATTACTACTTAGCTTCACATCATCAAACAGATGCATACAGTCTCCTTTTCAGTGGCAT GTTATTTTGCCGTCTTACTCCACCATTATGCTTGAACTTCTTGGGCCTGACCCACATGGATGCAACAATCTCTCACAGAGATGCTCAACCAACTGCTTACACATCA ATAATGGGATCAATGAAAGTGCTGTCCTTCATTGCAGATGGATTCTATATATATTACCCAATGCTTGTTGTCATTCTTTGTATTGCCACATATTTTAG TTTAGGAACTCGTTGCTTGAATCTTCTGGGTTTTCAGCAGTTCATGGGTGACAGTGAAATGACATCTGATTTGATTGATGAAGGAAAAGAGTTAATCCGAAGAG agaaaagaaaacgGCAAAGACAGGAAGAaggtgaaaacagaagaagg GAATGGAAAGAGCGATATGGAAATAGAGAGGATTCCACTAGAAACAGGGTTGTCCACACGGAGCAAAAAGAATCCAGCTTCTCAGAGCCTAATACTAATAGAC CACTATCGAAGTACACCCGAACAAATGGTAGGACTGAAAGAGACAGAATAGAACTTCTTCAAGATGCAGAACCTTTGGATTTTAATGCAGACTCAATTAATGATGACCCTCTTGAATCAGACTCTGGAAG GTACCAGCCTGGTGGAAGATATCTGTCAATGTCTCGAAGCAGAATATTTGAggatgtctaa